The stretch of DNA GCTCGAGGAGCAGGTCGGCGAGCACGTCGGCGTACTCCATGGGCATGAGGTCGCTGACCAGCACGGACGCGCTACCGAGCTCGGCACCCGCGACGATCGCGGCCGAGGGCAGCCGCCCGCGAGCGAGCTCCCGGATCAGCGCCCCGGTGCTGGCGAGCGCGAGCAGCCGGCCGGGGTCGGCCGCCGCCACCGCTCGTGCGTCGTCGAGGTCCACCGCCCGCTCCGATCAGCGACGCTCGACGGCCTCGTCGAGGAGCAGGACCGGGATGCCCTCCCGGATGGGGAACAGCCGCCCGCAGGCGGTGCATTCCAGACCACCTTCGTCACCGGCGCCCGCCTCTCCCGCGGGGACCTCGCGCAACGGTGCGTGCTGCTCGCACGGGCAGGCGAGGATCTTCATCAGCTCGGGGTCGATCAGCGGCATGTCGTCATCTCCACGATTGGTCGGCGGATCCAGCCTAGTCGCTCGACCGGCGGATCCGGCTCAGCCGCGGGGCCGCCGGACGCACCCTAGCGGCGTATCAGCGCGAGCATCTCGTCGCGGAGCGCGCTCATCCGGTCGGCGTCGCGGGCCTCGACGTTCAGCCGCAGCAGCGGCTCGGTGTTGGAGGGCCGCACGTTGAACCACGCGCCGTCGGGGAAGTCGGCCGTGATGCCGTCGAGGTCGTCGATCCGCGCGCCCCGCTGCTCGGCGTGCGCGCGAACCGCGCGCAGCGCCGCGGACGTGTCGGCCACGGTCGAGTTGATCTCGCCGCTCGCGGCGTACCGGTCGTACCGGGCGACGAGCTGGGACAGCGGGCCGTCCTGCTCGCCGAGAGCGGCCAGCACGTGCATCGCGGCGAGCATCCCGGTGTCGGCGAAGAAGAAGTCGCGGAAGTAGTAGTGCGCCGAGTGCTCGCCGCCGAACACCGCGTTGGTCTGGGCCATCCGCGCCTTCATGTTCGAGTGCCCGACCTTCGTGCGGCTCGGGATGCCGCCAGCCGCCGAGACGACCTCGGGAACGGTCTTGGAGGTGATCACGTTGTGCACCACC from Cumulibacter manganitolerans encodes:
- a CDS encoding Trm112 family protein codes for the protein MPLIDPELMKILACPCEQHAPLREVPAGEAGAGDEGGLECTACGRLFPIREGIPVLLLDEAVERR